A window of Nocardioidaceae bacterium genomic DNA:
GATCCGCCGCTACGGTCCGCTGCAGCCCGAGCAGTACCTGCCGCTGGGGGTCGAGCTCGCCGCCGCCGCGCACTACCTGCGGCACCTGGGCTGGGTGCACCTGGACATCAAGCCGAGCAACATCATCATGGGTGCGCCGGCGAAGCTGATCGACCTGTCGGTGGCGCGGCCGGAGTTCGAGGCACGAGCGCTGACCTACGCCGTGGGAACCGACGCCTACATGGCACCCGAGCAGTGCGTCCCGCAGCAGCTGGGGGAGCCGTCGTACGCCTCGGACGTGTGGGGCATCTGCGCCACCCTCGCCGTCGCCATCACCGGCACCCGGGTCTTCGCGGGACAGCGAGCCACCGAGGAGGGTCGTGCGGCGACGTTGCCGCAGGTCACGGGCAGCGCGGTCGACGACCTCGCACCGCGCCTGCCGTCCGGGTTCCCGCGGGAGCTCGCCGACGTGCTCCTCGCCGGGCTGGCCCACGACCCGGCCGACCGGCCGATGCCCCACGAGATCGCGGACGCCATCGGCCCCGTGCTGGCAGGGCTGCCCCGGGGACGCCTCGCGGGCGCCTTCAAGGTGCGGTGAGGTGGGCCCCCAGGGGATCGAACCCTGAACCCACGGATTAAAAGTCCGTTGCTCTGCCGGTTGAGCTAGAGGCCCTCGGGCGCCGAGCCTAGGCGGTACTGCGCGACCACGGCGGCCAGGCCGTCCGGGTCGACCTGGCTGCGGGTCAGCGTCGCGGTGCGGCCGCCGGGGCCGGTCAGGTGCGTACGCCACTTCTTGGAGCGTCGGTCGCCGGTCTCCTCGAGGCTCACCTGGGGGTCGCGGAGGTCGAAGCGCTGCTCGGTGTCGCTGCGGTGCAGCAGGAGGACGCCGGCGACGACGCGTACGCGGGTGCGGTCGGCCCCGAGGAACGCCGCCCACAGCACGAGCGCGAGCGAGGTGAAGCTGAGGGCGATGCCGATGTCGTCCACCGCGCGGCTGCGGATCGCCTGCACCGTGGCCAGCGCGGCGGCGACGGCGACGCCGAAGAACGAGAGCACGAGCACGAAGCCGTGCCGGCTGCCCCGGTCGATCGCGTAGACGAGCCGGCCGTCCCGGTCGCGGGAGGCGGTCACGGAGTCCGGGAGGGTCCGCCCGTCGGCCGTGGTGGACACGGTCAGCCCCGCGGGGCGGCCGCCGCCACGTCGGCGCCGGTCACGTCGAGGTCCGGGCTCACGATCGCCACGACGAACCGGCCCCGGTTGTCGGCCGGGGTCGCGTCGCCGGCGGTGAGCAGCAGCTTGCCGTCGCGCTTGGCGGTCCAGCTGAGCTCCTGGACGCGGCCACCGGTGCAGGGCGTACGCCGCCACGGCTTGCCCTTGCGGCCGATCGTCAGGCCGTCCGCCGCGGGCACCCAGCTGCGGGTGGCGGTCTCGCGCCGGCAGGCGGCGTCGGTGGGTGGACCGCCCGCGCCGGTGCGGATGCGACCCACGACGAGCATCCGG
This region includes:
- a CDS encoding serine/threonine protein kinase → MEKDAWGLAEGDAITPELTTVRRLGGGAAYEAVLAFDEITLGPVVVKLVRPDQVQDASTLRGLAREVEALELVRHPAVVRALRHDLDSERPHLVLEALDGPRLSSLIRRYGPLQPEQYLPLGVELAAAAHYLRHLGWVHLDIKPSNIIMGAPAKLIDLSVARPEFEARALTYAVGTDAYMAPEQCVPQQLGEPSYASDVWGICATLAVAITGTRVFAGQRATEEGRAATLPQVTGSAVDDLAPRLPSGFPRELADVLLAGLAHDPADRPMPHEIADAIGPVLAGLPRGRLAGAFKVR